In Salarias fasciatus chromosome 20, fSalaFa1.1, whole genome shotgun sequence, a single window of DNA contains:
- the LOC115408253 gene encoding zinc-binding protein A33-like isoform X1, which yields MAAASRCHSEDQFLCSICLDVFTDPVSTSCGHTFCQSCITLHWNTSLIFFCPMCKQVFKEKPVLDINRCIKEMVSQMRCEAQQESSGGSSEQRAAGGGVLCDICTGTRVKALKSCLVCLTSYCETHLEPHRSRLALRRHQLIEPVEDLEGRMCPQHGKPLELFCQSDQTCVCMLCSVLEHKNHQFVPLREEADAKKAELGKVEAEIRQIIQEKHKKVKEIREAVRISKESADEEKAEGVEVFRALVQAAEDGLKKLIKDIDEKHKAKETLADGLLEDLDQEICELIMKSSELEQLSRSDDHLHLLQSFPTLKAAAPSVQDSVEDSVSVPLYKGMVVRAVAELEETMKMRREKLSESELRMVQKYAVEVTLDPETANYCLHLSDNNKQVHDEDVRKALPKNPKRFKYSLYVLGEQSFSSGRFYFEVQVRKKTEWDVGVVVESIDREETETPTPKNGYLVLSLRNNNEYFVFDSHLLSLKLQSRPRKIGVFVDYEEGLTSFYDADTAALIYSFTGYSFTEKLFPFFSPGYVTGSSNSAPLVISSVNEMVETDLYEDEIDLSD from the coding sequence atggctgcagccagcagATGCCATTCTGAGGACCAGTTTctgtgctccatctgtctggatgtCTTCACGGATCCTGTCAGCACCTCCTGTGGACACACCTTCTGTCAAAGCTGTATCACTCTGCACTGGAACACCAGCCTCATCTTCTTCTGTCCGATGTGCAAACAGGTCTTCAAAGAGAAGCCAGTGCTCGACATCAACAGGTGCATCAAGGAGATGGTTTCTCAGATGAGATGTGAAGCTCAGCAGGAGTCCAGCGGCGGCAGCTCAGAGcaaagagctgcaggaggaggcgtcCTCTGTGACATCTGCACCGGGACCAGAGTGAAGGCCCTCAAGTCCTGCCTGGTGTGTCTGACCTCCTACTGTGAGACTCACCTGGAGCCTCATCGCAGCAGGTTGGCCTTGAGAAGGCATCAGCTGATCGAGCCTGTGGAGGACCTGGAAGGACGCATGTGTCCGCAGCACGGtaaacctctggagctgttctGTCAGAGCGACCAGACCTGTGTCTGCATGCTCTGCTCTGTCTTAGAGCACAAGAACCACCAGTTTGTTCCTCTGAGAGAAGAGGCCGATGCCAAGAAGGCCGAGCTGGGGAAGGTGGAGGCCGAGATCAGGCAGATCATCCAAGAGAAACATAAGAAGGTGAAGGAGATCAGAGAGGCGGTGAGGATCAGTAAAGAGTCTGCAGATGAGGAGAAAGCAGAAGGTGTGGAGGTGTTCAGGGCTCTGGTGCAGGCTGCGGAGGACGGCCTGAAGAAGCTCATCAAGGACATCGACGAGAAGCACAAAGCCAAGGAGACGCTGGCTGACGGTCTCCTGgaagacctggaccaggagatCTGTGAGCTGATAATGAAGAGCTCTGAGCTGGAGCAGCTGTCACGCTCTGAtgaccacctccacctcctccaaagCTTCCCAACACTGAAAGCTGCTGCCCCAAGTGTCCAGGACTCGGTGGAGGACAGTGTGAGTGTTCCGCTGTACAAGGGGATGGTGGTGAGAGCCGtggctgagctggaggagacCATGAAGATGAGGAGGGAGAAGCTGTCTGAGTCCGAGCTGAGGATGGTCCAGAAGTATGCAGTGGAGGTGACTCTGGATCCTGAAACAGCAAActactgtctccacctgtcagacaacaacaaacaggttCATGATGAGGATGTAAGGAAAGCACTTCCTAAAAATCCCAAGAGATTCAAGTATTCTCTCTATGTTTTAGGGGAGCAGAGTTTCTCTTCAGGCAGATTTTACTTTGAGGTTCAGgtgagaaaaaagacagagtgGGATGTCGGAGTAGTCGTAGAGTCGAttgacagggaggaaacagagacaccaacaCCTAAGAATGGTTATTTGGTTTTGAGTCTGCGAAACAACAATGAGTACTTTGTATTTGACTCACATTTACTCAGCCTCAAGCTTCAGTCTCGTCCTAGGAAAATCGGAGTTTTTGTGGACTATGAAGAAGGACTGACCTCCTTTTATGATGCTGACACCGCAGCTCTGATTTATTCATTCACTGGCTACTCCTTCACCGAGAAGCTCTTCCCATTCTTTAGTCCCGGTTATGTAACAGGTTCTTcaaactctgctcctctggtcATCAGTTCTGTCAATGAAATGGTTGAAACTGACTtgtatgaagatgaaattgATTTGTCTGATTAA
- the LOC115408253 gene encoding E3 ubiquitin-protein ligase TRIM21-like isoform X3 has protein sequence MAAASRCHSEDQFLCSICLDVFTDPVFKEKPVLDINRCIKEMVSQMRCEAQQESSGGSSEQRAAGGGVLCDICTGTRVKALKSCLVCLTSYCETHLEPHRSRLALRRHQLIEPVEDLEGRMCPQHGKPLELFCQSDQTCVCMLCSVLEHKNHQFVPLREEADAKKAELGKVEAEIRQIIQEKHKKVKEIREAVRISKESADEEKAEGVEVFRALVQAAEDGLKKLIKDIDEKHKAKETLADGLLEDLDQEICELIMKSSELEQLSRSDDHLHLLQSFPTLKAAAPSVQDSVEDSVSVPLYKGMVVRAVAELEETMKMRREKLSESELRMVQKYAVEVTLDPETANYCLHLSDNNKQVHDEDVRKALPKNPKRFKYSLYVLGEQSFSSGRFYFEVQVRKKTEWDVGVVVESIDREETETPTPKNGYLVLSLRNNNEYFVFDSHLLSLKLQSRPRKIGVFVDYEEGLTSFYDADTAALIYSFTGYSFTEKLFPFFSPGYVTGSSNSAPLVISSVNEMVETDLYEDEIDLSD, from the exons atggctgcagccagcagATGCCATTCTGAGGACCAGTTTctgtgctccatctgtctggatgtCTTCACGGATCCT GTCTTCAAAGAGAAGCCAGTGCTCGACATCAACAGGTGCATCAAGGAGATGGTTTCTCAGATGAGATGTGAAGCTCAGCAGGAGTCCAGCGGCGGCAGCTCAGAGcaaagagctgcaggaggaggcgtcCTCTGTGACATCTGCACCGGGACCAGAGTGAAGGCCCTCAAGTCCTGCCTGGTGTGTCTGACCTCCTACTGTGAGACTCACCTGGAGCCTCATCGCAGCAGGTTGGCCTTGAGAAGGCATCAGCTGATCGAGCCTGTGGAGGACCTGGAAGGACGCATGTGTCCGCAGCACGGtaaacctctggagctgttctGTCAGAGCGACCAGACCTGTGTCTGCATGCTCTGCTCTGTCTTAGAGCACAAGAACCACCAGTTTGTTCCTCTGAGAGAAGAGGCCGATGCCAAGAAGGCCGAGCTGGGGAAGGTGGAGGCCGAGATCAGGCAGATCATCCAAGAGAAACATAAGAAGGTGAAGGAGATCAGAGAGGCGGTGAGGATCAGTAAAGAGTCTGCAGATGAGGAGAAAGCAGAAGGTGTGGAGGTGTTCAGGGCTCTGGTGCAGGCTGCGGAGGACGGCCTGAAGAAGCTCATCAAGGACATCGACGAGAAGCACAAAGCCAAGGAGACGCTGGCTGACGGTCTCCTGgaagacctggaccaggagatCTGTGAGCTGATAATGAAGAGCTCTGAGCTGGAGCAGCTGTCACGCTCTGAtgaccacctccacctcctccaaagCTTCCCAACACTGAAAGCTGCTGCCCCAAGTGTCCAGGACTCGGTGGAGGACAGTGTGAGTGTTCCGCTGTACAAGGGGATGGTGGTGAGAGCCGtggctgagctggaggagacCATGAAGATGAGGAGGGAGAAGCTGTCTGAGTCCGAGCTGAGGATGGTCCAGAAGTATGCAGTGGAGGTGACTCTGGATCCTGAAACAGCAAActactgtctccacctgtcagacaacaacaaacaggttCATGATGAGGATGTAAGGAAAGCACTTCCTAAAAATCCCAAGAGATTCAAGTATTCTCTCTATGTTTTAGGGGAGCAGAGTTTCTCTTCAGGCAGATTTTACTTTGAGGTTCAGgtgagaaaaaagacagagtgGGATGTCGGAGTAGTCGTAGAGTCGAttgacagggaggaaacagagacaccaacaCCTAAGAATGGTTATTTGGTTTTGAGTCTGCGAAACAACAATGAGTACTTTGTATTTGACTCACATTTACTCAGCCTCAAGCTTCAGTCTCGTCCTAGGAAAATCGGAGTTTTTGTGGACTATGAAGAAGGACTGACCTCCTTTTATGATGCTGACACCGCAGCTCTGATTTATTCATTCACTGGCTACTCCTTCACCGAGAAGCTCTTCCCATTCTTTAGTCCCGGTTATGTAACAGGTTCTTcaaactctgctcctctggtcATCAGTTCTGTCAATGAAATGGTTGAAACTGACTtgtatgaagatgaaattgATTTGTCTGATTAA
- the LOC115408253 gene encoding zinc-binding protein A33-like isoform X2, with protein MAAASRCHSEDQFLCSICLDVFTDPVSTSCGHTFCQSCITLHWNTSLIFFCPMCKQVFKEKPVLDINRCIKEMVSQMRCEAQQESSGGSSEQRAAGGGVLCDICTGTRVKALKSCLVCLTSYCETHLEPHRSRLALRRHQLIEPVEDLEGRMCPQHGKPLELFCQSDQTCVCMLCSVLEHKNHQFVPLREEADAKKAELGKVEAEIRQIIQEKHKKVKEIREAVRISKESADEEKAEGVEVFRALVQAAEDGLKKLIKDIDEKHKAKETLADGLLEDLDQEICELIMKSSELEQLSRSDDHLHLLQSFPTLKAAAPSVQDSVEDSVSVPLYKGMVVRAVAELEETMKMRREKLSESELRMVQKYAVEVTLDPETANYCLHLSDNNKQVHDEDVRKALPKNPKRFKYSLYVLGEQSFSSGRFYFEVQVRKKTEWDVGVVVESIDREETETPTPKNGYLVLSLRNNNEYFVFDSHLLSLKLQSRPRKIGVFVDYEEGLTSFYDADTAALIYSFTGYSFTEKLFPFFSPGYVTGSSNSAPLVISSVNEMVETD; from the coding sequence atggctgcagccagcagATGCCATTCTGAGGACCAGTTTctgtgctccatctgtctggatgtCTTCACGGATCCTGTCAGCACCTCCTGTGGACACACCTTCTGTCAAAGCTGTATCACTCTGCACTGGAACACCAGCCTCATCTTCTTCTGTCCGATGTGCAAACAGGTCTTCAAAGAGAAGCCAGTGCTCGACATCAACAGGTGCATCAAGGAGATGGTTTCTCAGATGAGATGTGAAGCTCAGCAGGAGTCCAGCGGCGGCAGCTCAGAGcaaagagctgcaggaggaggcgtcCTCTGTGACATCTGCACCGGGACCAGAGTGAAGGCCCTCAAGTCCTGCCTGGTGTGTCTGACCTCCTACTGTGAGACTCACCTGGAGCCTCATCGCAGCAGGTTGGCCTTGAGAAGGCATCAGCTGATCGAGCCTGTGGAGGACCTGGAAGGACGCATGTGTCCGCAGCACGGtaaacctctggagctgttctGTCAGAGCGACCAGACCTGTGTCTGCATGCTCTGCTCTGTCTTAGAGCACAAGAACCACCAGTTTGTTCCTCTGAGAGAAGAGGCCGATGCCAAGAAGGCCGAGCTGGGGAAGGTGGAGGCCGAGATCAGGCAGATCATCCAAGAGAAACATAAGAAGGTGAAGGAGATCAGAGAGGCGGTGAGGATCAGTAAAGAGTCTGCAGATGAGGAGAAAGCAGAAGGTGTGGAGGTGTTCAGGGCTCTGGTGCAGGCTGCGGAGGACGGCCTGAAGAAGCTCATCAAGGACATCGACGAGAAGCACAAAGCCAAGGAGACGCTGGCTGACGGTCTCCTGgaagacctggaccaggagatCTGTGAGCTGATAATGAAGAGCTCTGAGCTGGAGCAGCTGTCACGCTCTGAtgaccacctccacctcctccaaagCTTCCCAACACTGAAAGCTGCTGCCCCAAGTGTCCAGGACTCGGTGGAGGACAGTGTGAGTGTTCCGCTGTACAAGGGGATGGTGGTGAGAGCCGtggctgagctggaggagacCATGAAGATGAGGAGGGAGAAGCTGTCTGAGTCCGAGCTGAGGATGGTCCAGAAGTATGCAGTGGAGGTGACTCTGGATCCTGAAACAGCAAActactgtctccacctgtcagacaacaacaaacaggttCATGATGAGGATGTAAGGAAAGCACTTCCTAAAAATCCCAAGAGATTCAAGTATTCTCTCTATGTTTTAGGGGAGCAGAGTTTCTCTTCAGGCAGATTTTACTTTGAGGTTCAGgtgagaaaaaagacagagtgGGATGTCGGAGTAGTCGTAGAGTCGAttgacagggaggaaacagagacaccaacaCCTAAGAATGGTTATTTGGTTTTGAGTCTGCGAAACAACAATGAGTACTTTGTATTTGACTCACATTTACTCAGCCTCAAGCTTCAGTCTCGTCCTAGGAAAATCGGAGTTTTTGTGGACTATGAAGAAGGACTGACCTCCTTTTATGATGCTGACACCGCAGCTCTGATTTATTCATTCACTGGCTACTCCTTCACCGAGAAGCTCTTCCCATTCTTTAGTCCCGGTTATGTAACAGGTTCTTcaaactctgctcctctggtcATCAGTTCTGTCAATGAAATGGTTGAAACTGACT